In Pseudobacter ginsenosidimutans, the following are encoded in one genomic region:
- a CDS encoding sodium:solute symporter family transporter produces MNSRLQPIDYCVFLVYFLIVAGYGYWIYRKKKKPVADTKDFFLAEGSLTWWAIGASLIASNISAEQFIGMSGEGFFAGIAVAAYEWIAAIALIIIAVWFIPVYLKNKIYTMPQFLTRRYNETVAVIMAVFWLFLYVFVNLTSILYLGAVAIDGLMGGGALHLIMIGLAVFALLITLGGMKVIGYTDVIQVAVLIVGGLATTYLALSIVSERSGAGAGAWSGFKILMQDAPDHFHMIFSKPAQDAPQVEVDKYLVLPGITMYFAGQWIVNLNYWGCNQYITQRALGADLQTARTGILFAGFLKLLMPVIVMLPGIAAYVLYKNGQLPQLEGGSKDGAYAAILSFLPAGLKGLSVAALTAAIVASLAGKLNSISTIYTLDIHKKYFSRDSTEKQQVWIGRVTVLVAMVVALLFTWKDLLGIGGEGGFTFIQKYTGFISPGVFAMFLLGMFWKRTTGAAAIAGVITGFLLSVFFNNYAPAVLGHETWLYTAFETQEKSGDIIKTVWRIPFLINMGWSFFFTMLLMICMSFAGPAINPKAFMLDRSMFRINNRTALMIVITIILLTLLYVRFW; encoded by the coding sequence ATGAATTCAAGATTGCAGCCAATTGATTATTGTGTATTCCTTGTCTATTTTTTGATAGTTGCCGGATATGGATACTGGATTTACCGGAAAAAGAAAAAACCGGTTGCCGATACAAAGGATTTCTTCCTGGCTGAAGGCTCGTTGACCTGGTGGGCCATCGGAGCATCACTGATTGCTTCGAATATTTCTGCGGAGCAATTCATCGGAATGAGCGGTGAAGGTTTTTTTGCAGGGATTGCAGTGGCTGCTTATGAGTGGATCGCAGCTATTGCATTGATCATTATTGCCGTTTGGTTCATTCCGGTATATCTGAAGAATAAGATATACACCATGCCTCAATTCCTGACCAGACGTTATAATGAAACGGTAGCTGTGATCATGGCGGTATTCTGGCTTTTCCTGTATGTATTTGTGAATCTCACATCTATCCTGTACCTGGGAGCTGTTGCCATCGATGGCTTGATGGGAGGCGGTGCTTTGCATCTGATCATGATCGGCCTGGCTGTTTTTGCTCTGCTCATTACCCTGGGAGGTATGAAAGTGATCGGTTATACAGATGTGATCCAGGTGGCCGTTTTGATAGTAGGTGGATTGGCCACCACATATCTTGCACTTAGCATTGTTTCTGAAAGATCCGGAGCAGGGGCTGGTGCATGGAGTGGTTTTAAGATATTGATGCAGGATGCGCCTGACCATTTCCATATGATCTTTTCCAAACCTGCGCAGGATGCACCACAAGTTGAAGTGGACAAATATCTGGTGTTGCCAGGCATTACCATGTACTTCGCAGGGCAGTGGATCGTGAACCTCAATTACTGGGGATGTAATCAATATATTACGCAACGCGCACTGGGAGCTGATCTACAGACTGCGCGTACCGGCATCCTGTTTGCAGGTTTCCTGAAATTGCTAATGCCTGTGATTGTAATGCTGCCAGGTATCGCTGCCTACGTTCTGTATAAGAATGGACAATTGCCGCAGCTGGAAGGCGGAAGCAAGGATGGTGCGTATGCAGCCATACTGAGTTTTTTGCCTGCAGGTCTGAAAGGATTGTCGGTTGCCGCATTAACTGCGGCCATCGTTGCATCGCTTGCAGGAAAACTCAATAGTATCTCCACGATCTATACCCTCGATATCCACAAAAAATACTTCTCACGTGATTCAACAGAGAAACAACAGGTTTGGATCGGAAGAGTAACGGTACTGGTGGCGATGGTAGTTGCTTTGTTATTCACCTGGAAAGATCTTTTGGGGATTGGAGGTGAAGGTGGTTTCACTTTCATACAGAAATACACGGGATTTATTAGCCCTGGTGTATTTGCTATGTTCCTGCTGGGTATGTTCTGGAAGCGGACCACAGGCGCTGCTGCAATTGCCGGCGTGATCACTGGCTTCCTGCTGTCTGTATTTTTCAATAACTATGCTCCGGCAGTATTAGGACATGAAACCTGGCTGTATACAGCTTTTGAAACACAGGAAAAGTCCGGCGATATCATCAAGACTGTCTGGAGAATTCCTTTTCTCATCAATATGGGATGGTCGTTCTTCTTTACCATGTTACTGATGATCTGTATGAGCTTTGCCGGTCCAGCAATTAATCCCAAAGCATTCATGCTTGATCGCAGCATGTTCAGGATCAACAACCGCACTGCGTTGATGATCGTGATCACAATTATCTTGCTGACGCTTTTATATGTCCGGTTCTGGTAA
- a CDS encoding glycoside hydrolase family 43 protein: MKKIFDKLKSGTWVTMSGILMTVLSGIPAFSQKAAGKGNQPVFTQFTYQGNDRIYRNNPLNEGEFYSPILQGCYPDPSITRKGNDYYLINSSFSMVPGVPIFHSKDLVNWKQIGHVLDRPSQLKVEKAGISAGIYAPDIKYNPHNNTFYMITTQIAGGIGNMVVKTQDPAKGWSDPIKLKFDGIDPALFFDDNGKAYVVHNDAPPRGKELYNGHRVIKLWEYDLEKDAVIEGTDRIIVDGGVDISQKPIWIEGPHLYKKNGKYYLMCAEGGTGGWHSEVIFVSDDPKGPFKPAPGNPILTQRYFPRDRTNKVDWAGHADLVEGPDGKYYGVFLAVRPNEKNRVNTGRETFILPVDWSGEFPVFDNGLVPLRPRTKMPAGVTNQAGQNGFLPNGNFTYTDDLSISPLNYRWIGVRGARENFISTSKEGVKITPLPVTIKATEPTSTLFCRQQHASFEATVKIRYDPQTEKDLAGIVCYQKETFNYVFGITRKGNDLYVVLERTGNGKSTILGSEKIAPGNGIRLRVAAEGDDYTFSFAAEGQPFKNIGGTVSGDILSTDVAGGFTGALIGLYATSANDIVIP, translated from the coding sequence ATGAAGAAGATCTTCGATAAGCTCAAATCCGGAACATGGGTGACAATGTCTGGGATATTGATGACCGTTCTGTCAGGTATTCCAGCGTTCTCACAGAAGGCAGCAGGTAAAGGCAATCAACCCGTGTTCACACAATTCACTTACCAGGGTAATGACCGGATCTATCGCAACAATCCTTTGAATGAGGGAGAATTCTACAGTCCGATCCTGCAGGGATGTTACCCGGATCCCAGCATTACACGAAAGGGAAATGATTATTACCTGATCAACTCTTCCTTTTCCATGGTGCCTGGCGTTCCTATCTTTCATTCGAAAGACCTGGTGAACTGGAAACAGATCGGTCATGTGCTGGACAGGCCCTCTCAGTTGAAAGTGGAGAAAGCCGGGATCTCGGCAGGTATCTATGCGCCGGATATCAAATACAATCCGCACAACAACACATTCTATATGATCACTACCCAGATTGCAGGAGGTATCGGAAATATGGTGGTGAAAACTCAGGACCCTGCAAAAGGATGGAGTGATCCCATAAAACTTAAATTCGATGGAATAGATCCTGCATTGTTCTTTGATGATAATGGAAAGGCCTATGTTGTACATAATGATGCACCGCCGAGAGGTAAGGAACTCTACAATGGACACAGGGTGATCAAGCTGTGGGAGTATGACCTCGAAAAAGATGCAGTGATAGAAGGAACAGACAGGATCATCGTGGATGGTGGCGTGGATATTTCGCAGAAACCTATCTGGATCGAAGGACCGCATCTTTATAAAAAGAATGGGAAATATTATCTCATGTGTGCTGAAGGCGGAACAGGCGGCTGGCATAGCGAAGTGATCTTTGTGAGCGATGATCCTAAAGGACCGTTCAAGCCTGCTCCGGGAAATCCGATCCTCACCCAGCGCTATTTTCCGAGAGACAGGACTAATAAAGTGGATTGGGCCGGCCATGCAGACCTGGTGGAAGGACCTGATGGAAAATATTATGGTGTATTCCTTGCCGTTAGACCAAATGAAAAGAACAGGGTGAATACCGGAAGGGAAACCTTTATTCTGCCTGTTGACTGGAGTGGTGAATTCCCGGTTTTCGATAATGGCCTGGTGCCCCTTAGGCCCAGAACAAAAATGCCTGCAGGCGTTACCAATCAGGCAGGCCAAAATGGATTCCTGCCCAATGGCAACTTTACCTACACGGATGATCTTTCAATTTCTCCACTCAATTACAGATGGATCGGAGTGAGGGGAGCCCGTGAAAATTTTATCAGTACGTCGAAGGAAGGAGTGAAGATAACTCCGCTGCCGGTGACCATCAAGGCTACAGAGCCTACTTCCACATTGTTTTGCAGGCAACAGCATGCCAGCTTTGAAGCTACTGTGAAGATCAGGTACGATCCACAAACTGAAAAGGATCTTGCAGGGATCGTTTGCTATCAAAAGGAGACTTTCAATTATGTATTCGGCATCACCCGGAAAGGGAATGATCTTTATGTGGTACTGGAAAGAACAGGTAATGGAAAGTCCACGATCCTGGGAAGTGAAAAGATCGCCCCGGGCAACGGCATCCGCTTAAGAGTGGCAGCAGAGGGGGATGACTATACTTTCAGTTTTGCTGCTGAAGGTCAGCCATTCAAAAATATTGGAGGAACAGTTTCGGGCGATATTTTGTCCACTGATGTGGCAGGAGGTTTTACAGGAGCCCTCATCGGCCTGTATGCCACTTCAGCCAATGATATTGTAATACCTTGA
- a CDS encoding NUDIX hydrolase → MAVKHYRADKMLVAVDCVIFGFDGEALKLLLIKRGFEPQKSKWSLMGGFVQPKESLDNAASRILEQLTGLKGVFMEQLFAFGDPARDPMERTISVVYYALVDIGQYKKQLSEDFHAEWFPLSELPLLIFDHDQMVGTARERLQYKAALHPILFELLPGRFTIRQLLDLYESVYGKELDKRNFIRKLQSSGLIIRQKEKEKGSSKKGAFYFKLDKRKYSSSLRSFISFLPTKEIFQ, encoded by the coding sequence ATGGCTGTAAAACATTATCGCGCTGATAAAATGCTTGTAGCAGTTGATTGTGTGATCTTTGGGTTTGATGGAGAAGCACTGAAACTGCTGCTGATCAAAAGGGGATTTGAGCCTCAGAAAAGCAAATGGAGTTTAATGGGCGGTTTCGTGCAGCCAAAGGAAAGCCTCGATAATGCAGCAAGCCGCATCCTGGAACAACTTACCGGTCTCAAAGGTGTGTTTATGGAACAGCTCTTTGCATTTGGCGACCCGGCACGGGATCCCATGGAAAGAACGATCTCTGTTGTATACTATGCGCTGGTGGATATAGGACAATATAAAAAACAACTGAGTGAAGATTTTCATGCTGAATGGTTCCCGCTGTCAGAGTTACCACTTCTTATTTTCGATCATGATCAGATGGTGGGAACGGCGCGGGAAAGATTGCAATACAAGGCTGCGCTTCATCCTATATTGTTCGAGTTGTTACCAGGCCGTTTCACCATCCGGCAATTATTGGACCTCTACGAATCTGTTTATGGTAAAGAACTGGATAAGCGAAATTTCATTCGGAAATTGCAGAGCTCTGGCCTCATCATAAGACAAAAAGAAAAAGAAAAAGGATCATCAAAGAAAGGCGCTTTTTATTTTAAACTGGATAAACGTAAATATTCGTCCAGTCTGAGGTCTTTCATCAGTTTCTTACCAACCAAAGAGATTTTCCAATAG
- a CDS encoding aldose epimerase family protein: MKYLPVFLLLTACTQAPKKDRLIMTKPFGNFESQAVTEYTLINQQGMELSVINYGGAVTRLLVPDKNGEQGDVVAGFDSLAGYLQKGNPYFGALIGRYGNRIDKAGFTLDDHPYQLDANDHGNSLHGGNKGYDKVYWQITKLPGDSSLKLTYKSKDGEGGYPGNLDIEVMYTLGSDNSWRIDYKATTDKPTPVNLTQHAYFNLSAGSEPTILNHNLQIDAEKYTPVDSLLIPIGRVDGVTAALDFRNAKPVGRDIAQVAGGYDHNWVLNKHDASLRKVAILSHAASGRGMEVWTTEPGLQFYSGNFLDGTLSHTKNGKPYIQHAALCLEAQHFPDSPNQPSFPGTILRPGQVYTQTTIYKFINIQ, encoded by the coding sequence ATGAAGTATTTACCTGTTTTCTTATTACTTACAGCCTGCACACAGGCTCCCAAAAAAGACAGACTGATCATGACGAAACCGTTTGGCAATTTTGAATCGCAAGCTGTAACGGAATATACCCTCATTAATCAGCAGGGAATGGAATTGAGCGTGATCAACTATGGTGGTGCTGTTACGCGTTTACTCGTTCCTGATAAGAATGGTGAACAGGGAGATGTGGTGGCCGGGTTTGATAGCCTGGCAGGATACCTGCAAAAAGGCAACCCTTATTTTGGAGCACTGATTGGCCGCTACGGCAACAGGATAGATAAAGCAGGTTTCACATTGGATGATCATCCGTATCAGTTGGATGCCAATGATCATGGCAACTCTTTGCATGGAGGCAATAAAGGCTATGATAAGGTATACTGGCAGATCACGAAGCTGCCGGGCGACAGCAGCCTTAAACTGACCTATAAAAGCAAGGACGGAGAGGGAGGATATCCGGGTAACCTGGATATTGAAGTAATGTATACACTTGGCAGCGACAATTCATGGAGGATAGATTACAAAGCCACTACTGACAAGCCTACACCAGTGAATCTCACGCAACATGCCTATTTCAATTTGTCTGCAGGAAGTGAACCAACCATCCTGAATCACAATCTTCAGATCGATGCAGAAAAATATACTCCTGTTGATTCCCTGTTGATCCCCATAGGAAGAGTTGATGGTGTTACCGCGGCTTTGGATTTCCGCAATGCCAAACCGGTTGGCCGGGATATTGCTCAGGTGGCCGGCGGTTATGATCACAACTGGGTGTTGAACAAGCATGATGCCTCCCTTCGGAAAGTGGCCATTCTATCGCATGCTGCAAGTGGAAGAGGAATGGAAGTTTGGACCACAGAGCCCGGCTTGCAATTCTACTCGGGTAATTTCCTGGATGGAACACTGAGCCATACAAAAAATGGAAAACCATACATCCAACATGCTGCGCTATGCCTGGAAGCACAACATTTTCCTGATAGTCCCAATCAACCTTCTTTTCCCGGTACCATTCTTCGTCCCGGACAGGTGTATACACAAACTACCATCTACAAATTCATCAACATACAATGA
- a CDS encoding ribulokinase, translating into MTLKKDSNNYVIGVDYGTDSVRAVLVNAGDGSELASSVFTYPRWNKQLYCNASKQQYRQHPLDYMEGIGYVVQDCLKQAGEGAAEQVKAISIDTTGSTPVLVNREGVPLALLPGFEDNPNAMFVLWKDHTAIREAADINQQPEAEKYLRYCGGIYSSEWFWAKWLYLLRNDERIRTEAYSCVEHCDWMPFLLTGGKDVHNLKRSICAAGHKALWAESFGGLPPNSFFAQIDPLLDGCADRLFTETYASNVPAGTLCAEWAEKLGLSTDVIIGVGAFDAHMGAVGGQIEPYYLSKVMGTSTCDMLAIPRDEMKDIVVKGICGQVPDSVIPGMIGLEAGQSAFGDIYAWFSKLVNRSIPELSEAAAALPLEEEDEIAVDWLNGRRTPDANQELKATISNIDLGSDAARIFKALVEATCFGARAIVERFVSEGVPIKGLIGLGGVAHKSPYVMQLMSDVTGMPIRIHRSGQTCAAGAAMFAAVAAGIYPAVEDAMKAMGQGFKHTYHPRTSLTQYYSRRYQRYQWLGEHTTRRKITNSRSRYEFIREQAWQANMQLPAAGLVVATFGNVSAADQAGGVFAIKPSGVPYEQLTPAKMVIVDFEGRVIEGSLRPSSDTLTHAVLYKHWSQVAGICHTHSTYATAWAQSLKDIPLFGTTHADHCTTSIPCAAPMRDELIKGDYEYATGFQIMECLLERDLDHRNVEMMLVGNHAPFTWGRDAAKAVYNSVVLEQMAKMALLTLQIDPKALRMKDALIQKHFERKHGPGSYYGQ; encoded by the coding sequence ATGACACTTAAAAAAGATAGCAATAATTATGTCATAGGGGTGGATTACGGAACAGACTCTGTTCGGGCAGTACTGGTTAATGCCGGCGACGGGTCAGAACTGGCGTCTTCAGTATTCACTTACCCGCGTTGGAATAAGCAGCTCTACTGTAATGCTTCCAAACAGCAGTACAGGCAACATCCTCTCGATTATATGGAAGGGATCGGGTATGTTGTACAGGACTGCCTGAAGCAGGCAGGGGAGGGTGCTGCGGAACAGGTGAAAGCAATCTCGATCGATACAACAGGTTCTACACCTGTATTGGTGAACCGGGAAGGAGTACCTCTGGCCTTACTTCCCGGATTTGAAGACAATCCCAATGCCATGTTCGTATTATGGAAGGATCATACCGCTATTCGTGAAGCGGCTGATATCAACCAGCAACCAGAGGCTGAAAAATATCTGCGCTACTGCGGAGGGATCTATTCTTCAGAATGGTTCTGGGCTAAATGGTTATACCTGCTTAGAAATGATGAACGCATTCGTACAGAAGCATATTCATGTGTGGAGCATTGCGACTGGATGCCTTTTCTGTTGACTGGTGGAAAGGATGTACATAATTTAAAACGGAGCATTTGTGCGGCAGGACATAAAGCCTTGTGGGCGGAGTCATTTGGTGGCCTTCCTCCCAACAGTTTTTTTGCGCAGATCGATCCCTTACTGGATGGATGTGCAGATAGACTGTTTACCGAAACTTATGCTTCCAATGTTCCTGCCGGTACATTGTGTGCAGAGTGGGCTGAAAAATTAGGGCTCAGCACTGATGTTATCATTGGAGTAGGAGCTTTCGATGCGCATATGGGAGCTGTTGGCGGACAAATAGAACCTTATTACCTCAGTAAGGTGATGGGCACTTCTACCTGCGATATGCTGGCGATACCCCGGGATGAAATGAAGGATATCGTTGTGAAAGGTATCTGCGGTCAGGTACCTGATTCGGTAATTCCCGGGATGATAGGACTCGAAGCCGGCCAATCTGCTTTCGGAGATATCTATGCGTGGTTCAGTAAACTGGTAAACCGCTCCATTCCCGAACTATCCGAAGCTGCCGCAGCTTTGCCACTAGAGGAAGAGGATGAGATTGCAGTGGACTGGCTGAATGGAAGACGTACGCCGGATGCCAACCAGGAATTGAAAGCCACTATCAGTAATATCGATCTGGGCAGCGATGCTGCAAGGATCTTCAAAGCCCTGGTGGAAGCAACCTGTTTTGGCGCGAGAGCGATAGTGGAAAGATTTGTTTCTGAAGGAGTACCTATCAAAGGGCTGATCGGTCTGGGTGGTGTGGCACATAAATCTCCCTATGTAATGCAATTGATGTCAGATGTAACTGGCATGCCTATACGAATACATCGGTCCGGGCAAACCTGTGCCGCCGGCGCCGCCATGTTTGCAGCAGTTGCCGCCGGGATCTATCCTGCAGTTGAAGATGCGATGAAGGCCATGGGGCAGGGATTTAAGCATACGTATCATCCCCGCACTTCATTAACGCAATACTATTCCAGAAGATACCAACGCTATCAGTGGTTGGGAGAGCACACCACCAGAAGAAAAATTACGAATAGCCGTAGCCGTTACGAGTTTATCCGGGAGCAAGCCTGGCAGGCCAATATGCAATTACCTGCTGCAGGACTGGTTGTGGCAACTTTTGGAAATGTGAGCGCTGCAGATCAGGCTGGTGGCGTATTTGCCATCAAGCCCAGTGGCGTTCCCTATGAGCAACTCACTCCTGCAAAAATGGTGATCGTGGATTTTGAAGGCCGGGTTATAGAAGGTTCACTCAGGCCTTCCTCTGATACCCTTACCCATGCTGTATTATATAAACACTGGTCACAGGTGGCCGGCATTTGTCATACCCATTCTACTTATGCAACGGCATGGGCGCAATCCCTGAAAGATATACCCTTGTTTGGTACCACACACGCAGATCACTGCACTACCAGTATTCCTTGCGCAGCTCCAATGCGCGATGAACTGATCAAAGGCGATTATGAATACGCTACCGGCTTTCAGATCATGGAATGCCTGTTGGAAAGAGACCTCGATCACCGGAACGTTGAAATGATGCTGGTAGGCAATCATGCCCCATTCACCTGGGGAAGGGATGCAGCCAAAGCTGTGTATAATAGCGTGGTGCTGGAACAAATGGCGAAAATGGCCCTGCTCACTTTGCAGATCGATCCCAAGGCCCTCCGTATGAAAGATGCATTGATCCAAAAACATTTTGAACGTAAACACGGCCCCGGTTCCTATTACGGGCAATAA
- the araA gene encoding L-arabinose isomerase has product MSKPFQQLECWFVTGSQHLYGEATLKQVAEHAQQIAGFLGSNEKIPVTIIYKPVVKTPEEISQLCIDANSTKNCIGLITWMHTFSPAKMWIQGLKMLQKPLLHLHTQFNREIPWNDIDMDFMNLNQSAHGDREFGFIMSRMRLERKVVTGFWQDEIVLTQLDTWLRAAAGWHDWQGAKFVRFGDNMRYVAVTEGDKVEAEMKFGYSVNTHGVGDLVQYVNAVDQIETDLLCQQYADEYKLAATLKNNNSLQEAAKIEIGLRRFLEEGNFKGFTTTFEDLHGLKQLPGLAVQRLMKDGYGFGAEGDWKTAALVRLMKTMATGLKGGNSFMEDYTYHFAKTPGRPLVLGAHMLEICPSIAAGQPACEIHPLGIGGKADPVRLVFNAGGGDALNASVIDMGNRFRLLVNEVRAVAPENDLPKLPVARVLWEPYPDINTACTAWILAGGAHHTCFSQNLTVQHLEDLSLIAGMELILIDKGTNLRWFRNELRWNDCAYNKLS; this is encoded by the coding sequence ATGAGTAAACCATTTCAGCAACTGGAATGCTGGTTCGTAACCGGCAGCCAGCATTTATATGGGGAAGCAACACTGAAGCAGGTTGCGGAGCATGCACAGCAAATCGCCGGCTTTCTTGGTTCCAATGAAAAAATACCAGTAACGATAATTTATAAACCTGTTGTCAAAACGCCGGAAGAGATCTCTCAACTCTGTATCGATGCCAATTCCACAAAGAATTGCATTGGGCTGATCACCTGGATGCATACTTTCTCTCCTGCCAAAATGTGGATCCAGGGATTGAAAATGCTGCAAAAGCCGTTGCTGCATTTGCATACCCAGTTCAACCGGGAGATCCCGTGGAATGACATCGATATGGACTTCATGAACCTGAATCAGTCGGCGCATGGCGACAGGGAGTTTGGTTTTATCATGAGCCGGATGCGGCTGGAAAGAAAAGTTGTGACCGGGTTTTGGCAGGATGAGATTGTGCTGACTCAGCTCGATACCTGGCTGAGGGCTGCAGCTGGCTGGCACGACTGGCAGGGTGCGAAGTTTGTCCGGTTCGGTGATAATATGCGTTATGTGGCCGTAACCGAAGGCGATAAAGTGGAAGCGGAAATGAAATTCGGTTATTCGGTGAATACGCATGGGGTAGGTGATCTTGTGCAATACGTGAATGCTGTTGACCAAATTGAAACCGATCTATTGTGTCAGCAGTATGCAGACGAATACAAGCTGGCAGCTACACTGAAAAATAATAATTCTCTGCAGGAAGCAGCAAAGATCGAGATTGGATTACGAAGATTCCTGGAAGAGGGAAACTTCAAAGGATTCACCACCACCTTCGAAGATCTGCATGGCCTGAAGCAATTGCCGGGACTGGCAGTACAAAGACTGATGAAAGATGGCTATGGTTTTGGGGCCGAAGGGGATTGGAAAACAGCAGCACTTGTTCGCTTAATGAAAACGATGGCTACAGGATTGAAGGGAGGTAATTCTTTCATGGAAGACTATACCTATCACTTTGCGAAGACGCCGGGCCGGCCACTGGTGCTGGGTGCGCATATGCTTGAGATCTGTCCTTCCATTGCAGCCGGGCAGCCAGCCTGTGAAATACATCCATTGGGTATTGGAGGAAAAGCAGACCCTGTTCGGCTGGTGTTCAATGCAGGAGGCGGAGATGCATTGAATGCGTCTGTCATTGATATGGGAAACCGGTTCCGTTTGCTTGTGAATGAAGTAAGGGCCGTGGCTCCTGAAAATGATCTTCCGAAGTTACCCGTGGCAAGAGTGTTATGGGAGCCTTATCCGGATATCAACACTGCTTGCACTGCCTGGATACTCGCCGGAGGGGCACACCATACATGTTTCAGTCAGAACCTTACGGTTCAGCATCTGGAAGATCTTTCCCTGATTGCTGGAATGGAGTTGATTCTGATCGATAAAGGAACTAACCTCAGGTGGTTCAGGAATGAGTTACGATGGAATGACTGCGCTTACAATAAACTATCCTGA
- a CDS encoding glycoside hydrolase family 43 protein → MRSLIFLITALVTGVASHAQNPVIQTHYTPDPAPMIYKDSVYVYTGDDIPGYGFYYMTKWRVFSSGDMVNWTDHGAPISLESFSWAVDRAWAAQCIQRNGKFYWYVCMQTDKNNMSVGVAVSDNPRGPFRDAIGKPLITTGSWSNIDPTVFIDDNGQAYLYWGNGQLYYVKLNPDMISYAGKINEVPLTVATFGGVRRSPKEQASEGSHTEPNKDMFVEGPWFYKRNGHYYQMFAGMENGTECLSYSMSSGPEGPWTYQGKIMSKQPTNSFTNHGGIIDFKGKSYLFYHTGLLKGGGSYGRSTSVESFKYNEDGTIPAISISATGPEPVGSIDPYRRVEAETIAWAENCTTDQDPRTGVFVTDIRSKGWIKVRAVDFGKISPKKFSASLATGLGGGILEVFADSVGGVKLATLHIPRTGGWNKWKTFTEPVLTPVTGIHDLYFSFKGQNITAGRELFNFDHWKFEK, encoded by the coding sequence ATGAGATCATTGATCTTCCTGATAACGGCCCTGGTTACAGGTGTTGCATCGCATGCCCAAAATCCCGTTATCCAAACTCACTATACTCCTGATCCAGCGCCCATGATATACAAAGACAGCGTTTATGTATATACGGGAGACGATATTCCGGGTTATGGTTTTTACTATATGACCAAATGGAGGGTATTCTCTTCTGGAGATATGGTCAACTGGACCGATCATGGAGCTCCCATATCGCTTGAGAGTTTTTCCTGGGCAGTAGATAGGGCCTGGGCAGCCCAATGCATACAGCGGAACGGAAAATTTTACTGGTATGTTTGTATGCAAACAGACAAGAACAATATGTCTGTAGGAGTTGCGGTAAGTGATAATCCCAGGGGACCATTCAGGGATGCTATCGGGAAGCCTTTGATCACAACAGGCAGCTGGTCCAATATAGATCCGACAGTTTTCATTGATGATAACGGTCAGGCATACCTGTATTGGGGAAATGGACAGCTTTATTACGTGAAGCTCAATCCCGATATGATCTCTTATGCAGGGAAGATAAATGAAGTACCCTTGACCGTGGCCACATTTGGTGGAGTGAGAAGGTCGCCCAAAGAACAAGCAAGCGAGGGCAGCCACACAGAGCCCAATAAAGATATGTTTGTGGAAGGCCCCTGGTTCTACAAACGGAATGGTCATTATTATCAGATGTTTGCAGGAATGGAAAATGGAACAGAATGTCTTTCCTATTCAATGAGCAGTGGCCCTGAAGGCCCCTGGACCTATCAGGGAAAGATCATGTCCAAACAGCCAACCAATAGCTTCACCAATCATGGCGGTATCATCGACTTCAAAGGGAAGTCCTATCTGTTCTATCATACCGGATTGCTTAAAGGAGGCGGAAGTTATGGACGCTCCACTTCTGTAGAGTCTTTCAAATACAATGAGGACGGTACAATTCCCGCCATTTCCATTTCTGCCACGGGACCAGAACCAGTTGGTTCCATCGATCCTTATCGCCGTGTTGAAGCGGAAACAATCGCCTGGGCAGAGAACTGTACAACGGATCAGGATCCGCGTACCGGTGTATTTGTTACTGATATCCGCTCAAAAGGATGGATAAAAGTGCGTGCGGTTGATTTCGGGAAGATCTCTCCCAAAAAATTTTCAGCAAGTCTGGCCACAGGGCTGGGCGGCGGAATACTGGAAGTGTTTGCAGACAGTGTAGGTGGGGTGAAACTGGCCACTCTCCATATTCCCCGAACAGGAGGGTGGAACAAATGGAAAACCTTCACGGAGCCGGTGCTCACACCTGTTACCGGCATCCATGATCTCTACTTTTCATTTAAGGGTCAAAACATCACGGCGGGCCGTGAACTCTTCAACTTCGATCACTGGAAATTTGAAAAATAA